The Lycium ferocissimum isolate CSIRO_LF1 chromosome 1, AGI_CSIRO_Lferr_CH_V1, whole genome shotgun sequence genome includes a region encoding these proteins:
- the LOC132048510 gene encoding uncharacterized protein LOC132048510, producing MAWRFTLPLQLPILINPQLFTPNLFVSPNSSMLKRLLISSSSRYHNFPKKPNKLHLCNTSTPLAKSSGPFSIFFRQPIYSLSVIAMAEKSSYSSSSSETHKYTNRLAAEHSPYLLQHAHNPVDWYPWGEEAFSEARKRDVPIFLSIGYSTCHWCHVMEVESFEDEEVAKMLNDSFVSIKVDREERPDVDKVYMTYVQALYGGGGWPLSAFLSPDLKPLMGGTYFPPEDKYGRPGFKTILRKVKEAWNSKRDMLVQSGAFAIEQLSEALAATSTSNKLSDEVSQAAMRKCADHLAESYDSKYGGFGSAPKFPRPVEMQLMFYNSKRSGETGKTGEAKNALKMVLFTLECMARGGIHDHVGGGFHRYSVDECWHVPHFEKMLYDQGQLVNVYLDAFCITKDVLYSSLSRDILDYLRRDMIGPSGEIFSAEDADSYESEGASRKKEGAFYVWTSAEVDNIVGEHATLVKDHYYIKPSGNCDLSRRSDPHNEFKDKNVLIERSSTSAMASKHALPVEEYLDILGSARQKLFDVRSKRPRPHLDDKVIVSWNGLVISSLARASKILKGEPEGTKFYFPVAGTNPKEYMDVAEKAAHFIRKHLYDQQTRRLQHSFRNGPSKAPGFLDDYAFLISGLLDIYEFGGSVFWLVWALELQETQDELFLDKAGGGYFSTTGEDPSVLLRVKEDHDGAEPSGNSVSVINLVRLASMVAGDKSKLYKETAEHVLAVFEKRLKDAAVAVPLMCCAADMLAFPSRKQVVIVGVKSSEEFENMVTAAHAAYDPNKTVIHIDPTDAEDMPFWEETNGNVALMAKNNAAADRVIALVCQNFTCSPAVSDPKALELLLSQ from the exons ATGGCATGGCGATTCACACTACCTCTTCAACTCCCTATACTAATAAACCCCCAATTATTCACCCCAAATTTATTTGTTTCTCCAAATTCTTCTATGCTTAAGAGACTCCTAATTTCTTCCTCATCTCGCTACCACAACTTCCCCAAAAAACCAAATAAATTACACTTGTGTAACACGTCTACTCCCTTAGCCAAATCTAGTGGgcctttttccattttttttcgtCAGCCCATATACTCTTTGAGTGTTATTGCTATGGCTGAAAAGTCATCATACAGTAGTAGTTCTTCGGAGACACATAAATATACTAATCGTCTTGCTGCTGAACATAGTCCTTACCTTCTTCAGCACGCTCATAATCCG GTTGACTGGTATCCATGGGGTGAGGAGGCCTTTTCTGAAGCTCGCAAAAGAGATGTGCCAATCTTTTTATCAA TTGGTTACAGTACTTGTCATTG GTGTCATGTCATGGAAGTTGAATCTTTTGAAGATGAAGAGGTCGCCAAAATGCTAAATGATTCATTTGTTAGCATCAAG GTTGATAGAGAGGAGCGTCCAGATGTTGATAAG gTGTACATGACATATGTGCAAGCTTTATATGGTGGTGGCGGTTGGCCACTAAGCGCCTTTCTTTCACCTGATTTGAAGCCCTTGATGGGTGGGACTTATTTTCCTCCAGAAGACAAATATGGAAGACCAGGATTTAAAACGATACTTAG GAAGGTGAAAGAAGCATGGAATAGCAAGAGAGATATGCTTGTCCAGAGTGGAGCCTTTGCAATAGAACAATTATCAGAAGCTTTGGCAGCAACTTCAACATCAAATAAGCTATCAGATGAGGTTTCGCAAGCTGCAATGCGTAAATGTGCTGATCAT CTAGCAGAAAGCTATGATTCAAAATATGGTGGATTTGGTTCTGCACCCAAATTTCCTAGGCCAGTTGAGATGCAACTGATGTTTTACAACTCAAAGAGGTCTGGGGAGACTGGAAAAACAGGTGAAGCCAAGAATGCACTAAAAATGGTCTTGTTCACTTTAGAATGCATGGCGAGGGGTGGTATCCATGATCATGTTGGCGGTGGTTTTCACAGATACAGTGTGGATGAATGCTGGCATG TTCCACATTTCGAGAAAATGTTATATGATCAAGGTCAACTTGTTAATGTCTATCTGGATGCTTTTTGTATCACAAAAGATGTGCTCTATTCAAGTTTGTCTCGTGATATACTTGACTACCTGAGAAGGGATATGATTGGTCCAAGTGGTGAAATATTTTCGGCTGAAGATGCTGATAGTTATGAATCTGAAGGTGCCTCACGGAAAAAGGAGGGCGCTTTCTATGTCTGGACAAGTGCTGAG GTTGACAACATAGTAGGCGAGCATGCAACGCTTGTCAAGGATCACTACTATATAAAACCTTCAGGTAATTGTGATCTTTCGAGGAGGAGTGATCCACATAATGAATTCAAGGACAAAAACGTGCTAATAGAAAGGAGTAGTACATCTGCAATGGCATCAAAACATGCTTTGCCTGTTGAGGAGTATCTTGATATCCTGGGGAGCGCTCGCCAAAAACTTTTTGATGTGAGGTCGAAACGTCCCCGACCCCATCTGGATGATAAG gTTATTGTGTCGTGGAATGGACTAGTGATTTCATCTCTCGCCAGGGCGTCAAAAATCCTGAAGGGAGAACCAGAGGGAACAAAATTCTACTTTCCAGTGGCTGGCACCAAT CCCAAGGAGTACATGGATGTTGCTGAGAAAGCAGCACATTTTATCAGGAAACACCTTTATGATCAACAGACTCGCAGGTTGCAGCATAGTTTCAGGAATGGTCCCTCCAAAGCACCTGGATTTCTAGATGATTATGCATTTCTGATATCAGGTCTGCTGGATATTTATGAGTTTGGTGGTTCAGTCTTCTGGTTGGTTTGGGCGCTCGAACTCCAGGAGACCCAA GATGAGTTATTTCTCGACAAAGCCGGAGGAGGTTACTTTAGCACAACTGGTGAAGATCCTTCTGTTCTTCTCCGTGTGAAAGAAGATCATGATGGGGCGGAGCCTTCAGGGAATTCTGTTTCAGTGATTAATCTAGTGAGATTGGCCTCTATGGTTGCTGGTGACAAATCCAAACTTTACAAAGAGACTGCAGAACATGTTCTG GCGGTTTTTGAGAAGAGGTTGAAAGATGCAGCTGTTGCTGTGCCACTGATGTGCTGTGCAGCAGATATGCTGGCTTTTCCATCCAGAAAGCAAGTAGTTATAGTTGGAGTAAAGTCTTCTGAGGAGTTTGAAAACATGGTTACTGCTGCTCATGCAGCATATGATCCTAACAAAACA GTGATTCACATTGATCCCACGGATGCGGAAGATATGCCATTTTGGGAAGAAACTAATGGAAATGTTGCTCTGATGGCGAAGAATAATGCTGCTGCGGACAGAGTGATAGCCCTTGTTTGCCAAAACTTCACGTGTAGTCCTGCAGTCAGTGATCCGAAAGCTCTCGAATTGTTGTTGTCGCAGTAA